A single region of the Gossypium arboreum isolate Shixiya-1 chromosome 12, ASM2569848v2, whole genome shotgun sequence genome encodes:
- the LOC108479644 gene encoding protein LEO1 homolog yields the protein MGEEKRHEMMQNLFGDQSEEEEEIDSEHESNPHPNYASDEAEGVMEPEGEGEGEVEVEGHGEAEVESDGDLRDLEPDPGESEGERVQSSQEVDIGDQREESEAKETDSDEKEDYGQRVVTSRRREVIESGSERSEENHYPDNEDEEVDQTRSLSKSPEEEKDPTHLSHSAAEIRDVFGASDEEEEEEAEYAVRHDMEQEEIRSPMEEEGSYGKSPRLEDMVHDEDARYESDDEHVEVKQKEKPVGPPLELEVPFRPAPAHPTKMNMIKVSNIMGIDPKPFDPKTYVEEDTFVTDESGSKKRIRLENNIVRWRTVRKKDGTTSYESNARFVRWSDGSLQLLIGNEVLDISVQEAQHDQSHLFLRHGKGILQSQGRILSKMRFMPSSLSSNSHRLLTALVDSRHKKVYKVKNCITDVDPEREKEEKEKAENQTIRANVLLNRKREKVNRKYTQTVERKRQLSTGYLEGALDEDDEMDYNDSRRSRRRFEEDLEVEARAEKRIMNAKKSQGYRDVPRKSSVSDVKSSRRPISFSESDREESEYETEGEEDERSAHNRIEDEEPEYEESEEEEEEERYEEADANANRASEEEEEVEEPRQKVKESVGSSKRKGIESDEDSPPRKAPTHRRMAVVYDSDEE from the exons ATGGGAGAGGAGAAGCGACACGAGATGATGCAAAACCTCTTCGGCGATCAGTCGGAGGAAGAGGAAGAGATCGATTCCGAACATGAATCAAATCCCCATCCTAATTACGCTTCT GATGAAGCTGAGGGTGTAATGGAGCCTGAGGGTGAAGGCGAAGGTGAAGTTGAAGTGGAGGGACATGGTGAGGCAGAAGTGGAGAGTGATGGTGACCTACGAGATTTAGAACCTGATCCTGGAGAAAGTGAGGGTGAAAGAGTACAAAGCTCCCAAGAAGTGGATATTGGGGATCAAAGGGAAGAAAGTGAGGCAAAAGAGACAGATAGTGATGAAAAAGAAGACTATGGTCAGAGGGTAGTGACTAGCCGGAGAAGGGAAGTAATTGAGAGTGGGTCAGAAAGGTCTGAGGAAAACCATTATCCTGATAACGAAGATGAAGAGGTTGATCAAACTAGAAGCTTGAG TAAGTCACCAGAGGAGGAGAAGGATCCAACTCACCTTTCACATTCAGCTGCTGAAATTCGTGATGTATTTGGTGCTTCtgacgaagaagaagaagaagaagcagaaTATGCAGTTCGACATGATATGGAGCAAGAGGAAATT AGATCTCCTATGGAAGAGGAAGGGAGCTATGGGAAGAGTCCAAGACTTGAAGATATGGTGCATGATGAAGATGCTCGTTATGAGTCAGATGACGAACATGTTGAGGTGAAACAAAAAGAGAAGCCAGTTGGACCCCCGTTGGAGCTGGAGGTTCCATTTCGCCCTGCTCCAGCTCATCCAACCAAG ATGAACATGATCAAAGTTTCAAATATAATGGGCATTGACCCAAAACCATTTGATCCCAAGACATATGTTGAGGAGGATACATTTGTAACAGATGAGTCTGGCTCAAAAAAACGTATTAGGTTGGAGAACAATATTGTACGTTGGAGGACCGTCagaaagaaagatggcacaacaTCA TATGAAAGCAATGCTCGCTTTGTGAGATGGTCAGATGGTAGTTTACAGTTGTTAATTGGCAATGAAGTTCTGGACATATCTGTACAAGAGGCACAACATGATCAATCGCACCTTTTTCTTCGACATGGGAAG GGAATTCTTCAATCTCAAGGAAGGATTTTAAGTAAGATGAGATTTATGCCCTCGTCATTGTCATCAAATTCTCATCGACTGTTGACTGCTCTTGTTGATTCACGTCATAAAAAAGTCTATAAGGTTAAGAATTGCATTACTGATGTTGATCCAGAAAGGGAAAAGGAGGAAAAGGAGAAG GCTGAGAATCAAACAATCAGAGCTAATGTTCTTCTGAATCGTAAGAGGGAAAAGGTGAACCGAAAGTATACACAAACTGTAGAAAGAAAGCGTCAACTTTCAACTGGGTATCTGGAGGGTGCTCTTGATGAG gATGATGAAATGGATTATAATGATTCCCGTCGCTCTCGCCGCCGCTTTGAGGAAGACTTGGAAGTAGAAGCTCGGGCAGAAAAACGCATTATGAATGCCAAGAAG TCACAGGGTTACAGGGATGTCCCTCGCAAGTCATCCGTATCAGATGTAAAATCATCTCGGCGGCCTATTAGTTTCTCTGAAAGTGACAGAGAGGAGTCTGAGTATGAAACTGaaggggaagaagatgagaggTCTGCACACAATAGGATTGAGGACGAGGAGCCCGAATATGAAGAATCagaggaagaggaagaggaagagcGCTATGAAGAGGCAGATGCTAACGCTAACAGAGCTTCAGAGGAGGAAGAGGAAGTTGAG
- the LOC108479156 gene encoding uncharacterized protein LOC108479156: MPGNEVGDSIHNFLGQESLSLGQHHSQLIDSTWPGLSNNLWVESQRQVGPLVSSVKNLSVHQLAEFDRGHTGQTSSLQHGLDFTQSGMRSEIARNHSQNESSIATGYMQVHQGFQARQNNTNFLGVDTASRCLPVLDSHIESGPDLHEKNSLRLESTASPVNCNFLGGQPHVNGQHPGMIQPLPRQQSGMTGTQLLQQHSILKQMQEFQRQQFPNPQQLQEARQLSSMNQVSSFVKQGSGSLSPATINGVPVHDASNYSLQPELMTPNANWLQHDAFSALQGSSGGFMFSPVQSQVRLMGLDPQQDNQSFNGVFNGSARGNQYQYLSVQMDKPLLQQVPASSNSFPGNQYAMFSDEVGLQDGTLLSRQGDLGKSLFGAAAVQDLNSVFHSENLQQMTIQPKSALMESHGRQEEHPGPLMESHGRQEEHPGPSETSLEKSAIQAVHSQNVASLDPTEEKILFGSDDNVWDIFGKSTNTSAVLDGTDSFGAFPSLQSGSWSALMQSAVAETSSSDIGVQEEWSGLALQTSEPPSRNMPSLIANDGSQQQLPGVDNNLQNASTVNFKPFPMSIDANINHDFGSTLGVQQSGVQTANEQTGRMHNDSCQRFVQHLTEERSKWLDRSPLEKPVAESASLFGNVAHSPDVHASAKSISGHQGMALFNPHGLPHNKPNDWNFIESASRSGGAVSNSQDIESSSQPSQSSDHKGGLYEERGLGSDLDHPLSDVNIGPGNVDSGLGSPQVNEGSRLGNVAAVTDSRTRRVIKESSQQLPNGHNLNLWKNIDSKVNSGPSSTPANYQQNLDKSPLSFDSSRNNCLEKGLSEANMLENSNVKETSNDSFHSNVSQHTSTGGIIGDGWLDANDPLAGEQKSSVHVSCKPSGAYKFQYHPMGDLDAEVEPSYGTKNLTRMQAIAQHGSQGFKGHDQGYFVQSNYTGHAAGKSTETEKGCIPGIQVEEMPSTLGSAPDRSFNFIPNNTASISQNMLELLQKVDQPREPGTATHLSSSERNQSSEMPDAETSDGSVGQFQHNRPSTSQGFGLQLGPPSQRFTIPDRSISSQSSPQRLNSLNSVHISSEARRKGHTLVGPTASVQLPHGEFNGDSRNNISRVSGHTNYRASQHNIAGNVSADFSGFTCQSKQIDDSSERAQISQLGRISAPRMPKSATDDLSSSETSWPSYSTQNHARVTDQQFPVLEAMPASQPSGGAFTKMPNVWTSVSAAQHLLGAQASWASQNLLKHQQQSNGNSETTLPREKKLDDQIAWAGGNGATEFPAGSAKPQNSVREEQPAKGQQLLPEADASQNPACMQRDIEAFGRSLRPNNTVHQNYLLLHQVQAMKNIDIDPSNRSVKRFKGPTPESALDAQQKSQGADLLPYGSNNMMRDALMISSIVPSGDSKMLNMLSGAGEYTERQSSANDTLAFVQNDSLNFNNANNSAGSDRSEHPQIRPQMAPSWFEQYGAFKKGQMLPIYDAQKIATMKAADKGFIVGWPSDNLHALDSSEQVNAADASQLDGTRQNSNLMPIASGHISCQLLPPGIPNQNLIVMRAKKRKSMTFELVSWHREVTQGRSRPQDISAAEAGWAHAANRLIEAENEPEMIEDWPPVLRSKRRLILTTQLMQQLHCAPPRAVLSADAIKNYETVVYFVARLGLGEACSSAYICESDKAVPSESGSTLPEKVKKRKQSILKAAEQFVIAAEQFVITAKKLENDLQSLDKRSSILDLRLECQDLEKISLINRFAKFYGRGQADRAETSSTSAAIASPPKFFIQRYVSAVPMPRNVPDKVQCLPL; this comes from the exons ATGCCTGGCAACGAAGTTGGTGATAGTATCCATAATTTTCTTGGCCAAGAGAGCTTGTCCCTGGGCCAGCATCACTCACAGCTCATTGACAGTACCTGGCCTGGCTTAAGTAACAATCTGTGGGTTGAAAGCCAGAGACAAGTTGGACCCCTTGTTTCTAGTGTGAAGAATTTGAGTGTACATCAGTTAG CTGAGTTTGACAGGGGGCATACTGGTCAGACTTCAAGCCTGCAGCATGGACTGGACTTCACACAATCTGGTATGAGGTCTGAAATTGCCAGAAATCACTcgcaaaatgaatcatcaattgCAACTGGCTATATGCAAGTGCATCAGGGTTTCCAGGCAAGGCAGAATAATACAAACTTTTTGGGAGTGGATACAGCATCTAGATGCTTGCCAGTTCTTGATTCACATATAGAAAGTGGCCCTGATCTTCATGAGAAAAATTCATTGAGGTTGGAATCTACTGCATCTCCCGTTAATTGCAACTTTCTTGGTGGGCAACCGCACGTAAATGGACAGCATCCTGGCATGATCCAGCCTTTACCGAGGCAGCAATCAGGGATGACTGGCACACAACTGCTACAGCAACATTCTATTCTTAAGCAAATGCAGGAATTTCAAAGGCAACAGTTTCCAAATCCTCAGCAGCTACAAGAAGCAAGGCAGTTGAGCTCTATGAATCAGGTTTCATCTTTTGTAAAACAGGGATCAGGCAGCCTTTCTCCAGCTACAATCAATGGTGTTCCTGTCCATGATGCTTCAAATTATTCTTTGCAACCTGAGCTTATGACACCAAATGCAAATTGGCTGCAGCATGATGCCTTTTCAGCTCTGCAGGGATCATCTGGTGGATTTATGTTTTCCCCTGTGCAAAGCCAGGTGCGTTTGATGGGTTTGGATCCTCAGCAGGATAATCAATCATTTAATGGGGTCTTTAACGGCAGTGCAAGAGGAAATCAATATCAATATTTGTCTGTCCAAATGGATAAGCCTTTATTACAGCAGGTGCCAGCTAGCAGTAATTCCTTTCCAGGTAACCAGTATGCTATGTTTTCAGACGAAGTTGGGTTGCAAGATGGAACTTTGCTTTCTAGACAGGGTGATCTGGGTAAAAGTTTATTTGGTGCTGCAGCTGTTCAAGATTTAAATAGTGTATTTCATTCAGAAAACTTGCAGCAAATGACTATCCAGCCAAAAAGTGCATTGATGGAGTCTCATGGGAGGCAAGAAGAACATCCTGGTCCATTGATGGAGTCTCATGGGAGGCAAGAAGAACATCCTGGTCCATCAGAAACATCCCTGGAAAAGTCAGCAATTCAGGCTGTGCACTCTCAGAATGTCGCTTCACTAGATCCAACTGAAGAAAAGATTTTGTTTGGTTCAGATGACAATGTGTGGGATATCTTTGGAAAGAGCACCAACACGAGCGCAGTGTTGGATGGTACAGATTCTTTTGGGGCATTTCCTTCTCTGCAAAGTGGAAGTTGGAGTGCTCTTATGCAGTCTGCTGTAGCAGAAACATCCAGCAGTGATATAGGGGTACAGGAAGAGTGGAGTGGTTTAGCTTTGCAGACTAGCGAACCTCCTAGCAGAAACATGCCATCATTAATTGCCAATGATGGCAGCCAACAGCAATTGCCTGGAGTTGATAACAACTTGCAGAATGCCTCAACAGTGAACTTTAAACCTTTTCCCATGTCTATTGATGCCAATATCAATCATGATTTTGGTAGTACTCTTGGGGTTCAGCAATCAGGTGTCCAGACTGCAAATGAACAGACTGGGAGAATGCATAATGATTCTTGTCAGAGGTTTGTTCAACATTTAACAGAAGAAAGAAGCAAATGGTTAGATCGCAGTCCTCTTGAAAAGCCTGTAGCTGAAAGTGCCTCACTCTTTGGAAATGTTGCACACTCTCCTGATGTGCACGCAAGTGCAAAGAGCATCTCAGGCCACCAAGGCATGGCCTTATTTAATCCTCATGGTCTGCCTCACAATAAGCCAAATGATTGGAACTTCATTGAGTCTGCATCACGTAGTGGTGGGGCTGTATCAAATAGTCAGGATATTGAAAGCTCATCTCAACCTTCTCAGAGTAGTGATCACAAGGGTGGCTTGTATGAGGAGAGAGGCCTTGGTTCTGATCTTGATCATCCTCTTTCTGATGTTAATATTGGACCAGGGAATGTAGATTCTGGCTTGGGAAGCCCACAAGTGAATGAAGGTTCTCGTCTGGGTAATGTTGCTGCAGTAACAGATTCAAGAACAAGAAGGGTCATCAAGGAAAGCAGTCAGCAACTTCCAAATGGACATAATCTTAATCTCTGGAAAAATATTGATTCTAAAGTAAACTCTGGACCAAGCAGTACACCGGCAAATTATCAGCAAAATCTTGATAAGAGCCCTCTATCTTTTGATTCATCACGAAATAATTGCTTGGAGAAAGGATTGTCTGAAGCAAATATGTTGGAGAACTCTAATGTCAAAGAAACTTCAAATGACAGTTTTCACTCGAACGTATCCCAACATACCTCCACTGGTGGCATTATAGGCGATGGCTGGTTGGATGCAAATGATCCACTGGCAGGAGAACAGAAGTCATCTGTTCATGTTAGTTGTAAACCTTCTGGAGCCTACAaatttcagtatcatcctatggGGGATCTGGATGCGGAGGTTGAACCTTCTTATGGAACTAAAAATCTCACACGTATGCAAGCAATAGCCCAACATGGTTCTCAAGGATTCAAAGGTCATGACCAAGGATATTTTGTGCAGTCAAATTATACTGGACATGCTGCTGGCAAGTCTACAGAAACTGAGAAG GGTTGTATTCCTGGCATTCAAGTAGAAGAGATGCCTTCAACTCTTGGTTCTGCACCTGACAGATCTTTTAATTTCATCCCAAACAATACAGCTTCAATTAG TCAAAATATGCTGGAGCTTCTTCAAAAGGTTGATCAACCTAGGGAACCTGGTACTGCAACACACTTAAGCTCTTCTGAACGCAATCAATCATCTGAAATGCCAGATGCAGAAACTTCTGATGGATCAGTAGGCCAGTTTCAGCACAATAGGCCCTCTACTTCTCAAGGTTTTGGGTTACAGCTAGGTCCCCCATCTCAAAGGTTTACCATTCCAGACCGGTCAATTTCATCTCAAAGTTCTCCACAAAGACTTAATTCTCTAAATTCAGTTCACATCTCTTCTGAGGCAAGAAGGAAGGGTCATACCTTAGTTGGTCCAACAGCTTCTGTTCAGTTACCTCATGGAGAATTCAATGGAGATAGCAGGAATAATATTTCACGAGTCTCCGGTCATACCAACTACAGAGCCTCACAACATAATATTGCGGGCAATGTTTCTGCAG ATTTTAGTGGGTTTACATGTCAGTCAAAGCAGATTGATGACTCTTCTGAGAGAGCTCAAATTAGTCAATTGGGAAGGATATCAGCACCTCGCATGCCAAAAAGTGCTACGGATGACCTTTCCTCTTCAGAGACTTCCTGGCCAAGTTATAGCACCCAAAACCATGCAAGGGTTACAGACCAGCAGTTTCCAGTGTTGGAGGCTATGCCAGCTTCCCAACCTTCAGGAGGTGCTTTTACCAAAATGCCTAATGTATGGACCAGTGTCTCAGCTGCTCAACATCTATTAGGAGCTCAGGCTTCTTGGGCCTCACAGAATTTGTTGAAGCACCAGCAGCAGTCAAATGGTAACTCAGAAACAACTCTTCCTAGGGAAAAGAAGCTAGATGATCAAATTGCCTGGGCAGGAGGGAATGGTGCAACTGAGTTCCCTGCAGGATCTGCTAAACCACAGAACTCTGTTAGAGAAGAGCAACCTGCAAAAGGCCAGCAGTTATTGCCAGAGGCTGATGCCAGCCAAAATCCTGCATGTATGCAGAGAGACATTGAAGCTTTTGGCCGTTCTTTAAGACCAAATAATACTGTACATCAGAACTATTTGTTGTTGCATCAGGTGCAGGCCATGAAAAATATAGACATTGATCCAAGTAATAGGAGTGTTAAAAGATTTAAAGGTCCAACTCCAGAGTCTGCTTTGGATGCTCAACAGAAATCTCAAGGTGCAGATCTGTTACCTTATGGATCCAATAATATGATGAGAGATGCGTTAATGATTTCTTCTATAGTTCCTTCTGGAGATTCTAAGATGCTAAACATGTTGTCGGGCGCTGGAGAATACACTGAGAGACAGTCATCTGCTAATGATACACTGGCATTTGTTCAGAATGATTCTCTGAATTTCAACAATGCTAATAATTCAGCTGGTTCTGATAGGAGTGAACACCCTCAGATCAGACCCCAGATGGCTCCATCCTGGTTTGAACAGTACGGGGCATTTAAAAAGGGGCAAATGTTGCCTATTTATGATGCTCAGAAAATTGCCACAATGAAGGCTGCAGACAAAGGATTTATCGTTGGTTGGCCTTCTGATAATTTGCATGCTCTTGATTCTAGTGAGCAGGTTAATGCTGCTGATGCTAGTCAGCTGGATGGTACCCGGCAAAATTCAAACCTCATGCCAATAGCAAGTGGACATATCTCCTGTCAGTTACTTCCTCCCGGTATTCCAAATCAGAACTTGATTGTTATGAGAGCAAAAAAGCGTAAAAGTATGACATTTGAGCTTGTATCATGGCATAGAGAAGTGACACAAGGTCGTTCAAGACCTCAGGACATCAG TGCGGCTGAAGCAGGATGGGCACATGCAGCAAATCGATTGATTGAG GCTGAAAATGAACCTGAAATGATTGAAGATTGGCCGCCTGTGCTTAGATCAAAAAGAAGGCTTATCTTGACAACACAGCTTATGCAGCAACTACATTGTGCTCCTCCAAGAGCAGTTCTTTCTGCAGATGCTATAAAAAACTATGAGACTGTGGTCTATTTTGTTGCCAGATTAGGCTTAGGAGAAGCATGCAGCTCAGCATATATATGTGAAAGTGATAAAGCTGTTCCTTCTGAGAGTGGAAGCAC CCTCCCTGAAAAGGTTAAGAAGAGAAAGCAGTCCATCTTAAAGGCTGCAGAACAGTTTGTCATCGCTGCGGAACAGTTTGTCATCACTGCAAAGAAGCTGGAAAATGATTTACAGAG TCTGGACAAGAGATCCTCAATCTTGGACTTAAGATTGGAATGCCAGGATCTAGAGAAGATCTCACTCATCAATCGTTTTGCCAAGTTCTATGGTCGGGGACAAGCTGACAGGGCCGAGACCTCATCGACCTCTGCAGCAATTGCTAGCCCTCCCAAATTCTTCATCCAGAGATATGTTTCTGCAGTACCGATGCCTAGGAATGTTCCTGATAAGGTACAATGTCTTCCACTTTGA